The Fictibacillus phosphorivorans genomic sequence TTACAAAAGATATTGTGGAATACAGATCTCAAATGCTTGAAAAAAAGGAAGCGACGATTCAAGCCTTTCACATTCCTGTAGATCGAGCATTCCGTAATATTGAACAGGGGCTTTGGAAGGATAGTGAATTAGCACACGGATTATTATTAGCTAGGTTGAAAGGGTGGATTTAGGGTGAGTTGTTTAGGATGTGAATTGGCGAATAAAGAATTACCGATACATACGGTGTTTGAAGATGAGTGGGTAACATGTTTTCTAGACATTGATCCTTTTAACGAAGGACACACGTTAATTGTCCCTAAAAGACATGTGAAGGAATTAACGGAGCTTACGGTTGAAGAAATGAACGCTGTGATGGATGCTGCAAAATACATATCGAAAAAGCTAGAGAACAGTTTTAACCCTGATGGGATTACGATCA encodes the following:
- a CDS encoding HIT family protein gives rise to the protein MSCLGCELANKELPIHTVFEDEWVTCFLDIDPFNEGHTLIVPKRHVKELTELTVEEMNAVMDAAKYISKKLENSFNPDGITINQNGGKFSDLTHFHMHVIPRYENDGFTWSESTILDNASERLAETAGKLQRV